The proteins below are encoded in one region of Betaproteobacteria bacterium:
- a CDS encoding OST-HTH/LOTUS domain-containing protein, which produces MPSQSENIAEAQREVQRKLGRNYLRIQQLEVMVKSMVAHSVIESESGDMHSFLDKRKQDVAKKTLGQVVGDLTTDLLSLPLNEEGQQQEHPGDPTKIRFRTSFRIEMSPEDHQRTQQRLAELVELRNKLVHHFIEIHDIWTVAGCASADAYLDDCFRLIDERFEELRKIAQHQDEAQKEMANVMQSGEFEDFLLHGILPGGTGAIWSSCTIVNLLRDAEATLAVDGWTPLARAIEYISDQEPNHTPKRYGCSSWRQVLHESAIFTIRREQSEPGVAKETWYRSRSL; this is translated from the coding sequence ATGCCATCACAATCAGAAAACATTGCTGAAGCCCAGCGGGAAGTCCAACGCAAGTTAGGGCGAAACTACCTACGCATCCAACAGTTGGAGGTCATGGTCAAATCCATGGTCGCTCATAGTGTCATCGAGAGCGAATCTGGAGACATGCACAGTTTCTTGGACAAAAGAAAACAAGATGTAGCCAAGAAGACCTTGGGTCAGGTCGTTGGCGATCTGACGACTGACCTCTTGTCGCTGCCGTTGAACGAGGAAGGCCAGCAACAGGAGCATCCAGGGGATCCAACCAAGATTCGGTTTCGCACCTCATTCCGAATCGAGATGTCGCCGGAAGATCATCAACGCACACAGCAGAGGCTTGCTGAGCTTGTCGAACTGCGGAACAAACTGGTTCATCACTTCATTGAAATCCATGACATCTGGACGGTAGCAGGCTGTGCCAGTGCAGATGCCTACCTCGACGACTGTTTTCGCCTGATCGACGAGCGCTTTGAGGAATTGAGAAAGATTGCTCAGCACCAAGATGAAGCCCAGAAGGAGATGGCTAATGTAATGCAGTCCGGTGAATTTGAAGACTTCCTGCTACATGGAATCCTACCTGGCGGCACTGGCGCGATATGGTCTTCATGCACCATCGTGAATCTCTTGCGCGATGCAGAGGCAACGCTTGCTGTGGATGGATGGACGCCCCTTGCCAGGGCCATTGAGTACATCTCCGACCAAGAGCCAAACCACACGCCGAAGCGCTATGGATGTTCAAGCTGGCGTCAGGTTCTGCACGAATCGGCGATATTCACCATTCGCCGCGAGCAATCAGAACCAGGGGTAGCGAAAGAGACCTGGTATCGCAGCCGTTCATTGTAG
- a CDS encoding DUF1998 domain-containing protein has protein sequence MSNELIPVRLSHVLGQSGVGAIVRGANSLAVVQDTRQWTDRQGEPAGKLIPYVERVRAALEISQALREPPVAKELANGQIDGSCVPATRFPSWMRCPSCGALYLRPWKDAPTESAPHCHWEQCKNKPRLEQVTWVMAHPAGYLADVPWHFLAHRDARNPAQHNCKIRDRLQLIDRGYEQRILRCDACSAETRFRGDERLPFGQERMQPWTKDDCAPPDIAPPGDPDEGRQNLAQVLAINDTRAYSPTVVSVLIIPPESRVRKGTVVDLLYRNSVERKKIDNARTPLAKKSAIKTLATEYRCQPQDIEAALAELDRGYPLYGENLTPGQLRESEFEAYLEILKDQRDDEDLVTRNKSDEWRALEAADVSAESKTIVRCVQHLVRVDRLKAVKVFRGFTRLGGEDLVPPDIVGQSDWLPAIELYGEGIFIALDDGKLGKWEQQPAVLSRLEKLQLRFAQSGREEPNPLTPRFMLLHTLSHLLMRQIESESGYPAASLIERIYCTLSPKRMAGILIHVAVPDLAGSLGGLAELAEPKRFLGILSRALEHARWCSLDPVCSEHDGQGPGLLNRSACHACALVPEPACEYGNTLLDRSFIKGDDSHGLTSFFGVQ, from the coding sequence ATGTCCAATGAATTGATTCCAGTGCGTTTGTCACATGTGTTGGGCCAGAGCGGCGTCGGCGCGATTGTCCGTGGAGCGAATAGCCTGGCGGTGGTTCAGGACACCCGCCAGTGGACTGATCGCCAAGGCGAACCTGCCGGAAAACTGATTCCATACGTCGAGCGCGTCCGCGCCGCGCTGGAAATTTCTCAAGCGCTACGCGAGCCGCCGGTTGCCAAGGAGTTGGCCAATGGCCAGATCGATGGCAGTTGTGTGCCAGCAACGAGGTTTCCGTCCTGGATGCGCTGCCCGAGTTGCGGCGCGCTCTATCTGCGCCCGTGGAAAGATGCTCCGACTGAGAGCGCACCTCATTGCCATTGGGAGCAGTGCAAAAACAAGCCGAGATTGGAACAGGTTACTTGGGTCATGGCTCACCCGGCTGGATACTTGGCCGATGTGCCATGGCATTTTCTTGCCCATCGAGATGCACGCAATCCAGCCCAACATAACTGCAAGATACGCGACCGGCTTCAACTGATTGATCGTGGCTACGAACAGCGCATCTTGCGTTGTGATGCATGTAGTGCCGAGACAAGATTTCGCGGCGATGAACGACTACCCTTCGGCCAGGAACGCATGCAACCTTGGACAAAGGATGATTGCGCACCACCCGATATCGCACCACCCGGCGACCCCGATGAGGGCAGGCAAAACCTAGCCCAGGTGCTTGCCATTAATGACACCCGCGCCTATTCGCCCACAGTGGTATCCGTGTTGATCATTCCGCCGGAATCCCGCGTTCGCAAAGGCACTGTTGTCGATCTCCTCTATCGAAATTCGGTCGAGCGCAAAAAAATTGATAATGCCAGAACACCATTGGCGAAAAAGTCTGCCATCAAAACTCTGGCAACCGAGTACCGATGCCAACCACAGGATATCGAGGCTGCTTTGGCTGAACTCGATCGCGGATATCCCTTGTATGGCGAAAACCTCACGCCAGGACAGTTACGGGAGAGTGAGTTCGAGGCTTATCTGGAAATCCTGAAAGATCAGCGCGATGACGAAGATCTAGTTACGCGGAACAAAAGTGACGAATGGCGCGCATTGGAAGCTGCTGATGTGAGTGCAGAATCAAAAACCATTGTCCGCTGCGTTCAGCATCTTGTGCGCGTGGATAGACTCAAGGCAGTAAAAGTGTTCCGTGGATTTACTCGCCTTGGCGGCGAAGACCTAGTCCCGCCGGACATCGTTGGGCAGTCCGACTGGCTACCGGCAATTGAATTGTATGGAGAGGGCATCTTCATCGCGCTGGATGACGGCAAGTTGGGAAAGTGGGAACAACAACCTGCTGTGCTGTCACGACTCGAGAAATTGCAGCTTCGGTTTGCCCAATCTGGGCGCGAAGAGCCTAATCCGCTGACACCGCGCTTCATGCTGCTCCATACGCTGTCTCACCTGCTGATGCGGCAGATCGAATCCGAAAGTGGCTATCCGGCGGCATCACTTATCGAGCGTATTTATTGCACCCTTTCGCCGAAGCGCATGGCAGGCATTCTCATCCATGTCGCCGTCCCTGACCTCGCTGGCTCGTTGGGGGGCTTGGCGGAACTGGCCGAACCAAAGCGGTTTTTGGGCATTTTGTCACGGGCGCTGGAACATGCCCGTTGGTGTTCGCTCGACCCTGTGTGCAGTGAACACGATGGGCAAGGGCCGGGTCTGCTGAACAGATCCGCCTGCCATGCGTGCGCGTTGGTGCCGGAACCGGCCTGTGAATACGGCAATACTTTGCTGGATCGCAGCTTCATCAAAGGCGATGATAGTCATGGACTAACTTCATTCTTCGGCGTGCAGTGA
- a CDS encoding SHOCT domain-containing protein, translating to MSFKDNLNSFVSSVKVAAERTSIAISDAIEHEDTQAAIAWSKNAASTAADEATRLGKEIVRSDMAKDAATGAAIGAAVALPLPVIGPAAGAVVGAGLGIYKNIMKPASKNPELLSQEAKQHSSSAEKPDAYDQLIKFDELRQKGILTDAEFEEQKKKILGS from the coding sequence ATGTCATTTAAGGACAACCTGAATAGTTTTGTGTCCTCGGTAAAAGTTGCAGCAGAACGAACTTCAATTGCCATCTCTGATGCCATTGAACATGAAGATACACAGGCTGCGATTGCATGGTCAAAGAATGCAGCCTCCACGGCGGCAGACGAAGCTACTCGTCTAGGAAAAGAAATTGTTCGTTCAGATATGGCAAAAGATGCCGCAACCGGAGCTGCAATCGGTGCCGCCGTCGCACTGCCTTTACCGGTGATAGGTCCAGCTGCAGGCGCTGTCGTTGGAGCGGGGCTAGGTATATACAAAAACATCATGAAGCCTGCATCGAAAAATCCTGAACTACTTTCTCAAGAGGCAAAGCAGCACTCATCGTCTGCCGAAAAGCCAGACGCCTATGATCAGTTGATCAAATTTGATGAGCTGAGGCAAAAGGGCATTCTTACTGATGCTGAATTTGAGGAACAGAAGAAAAAGATCCTCGGTAGCTAA
- a CDS encoding helicase — MKTQSVPQKNIFVEPRKRLIDWVRKQLIGPPDSMEDGSDIVGVLPTERFPSGALYPISPSGEGIDPAADDGGEDDSLPNGTGETKEEPAVVRRYIPPSSLGFSFFIKGENIRFQILCRAARYERTERDERGRFKNVWTRKSTVSGVHENDEFVNVACPSKDSRQSFEKKLGGNARLDVEWRRFADGWIATISLCNSNEVLNEEQTAGDFIFERAEKTLFEASLRCVIDVGEVGAYPRVDRNLLDREEQEIELQYTRRHVYAIGHGCAAEWKVESGKVIEIYSDMMPAVEVPQMTADTRASGDSVLSLARLSAINDMHAGIQSELNAFVDGYANWVSEQERSITEQSEDDRAAAIRIVGRMLVAVLRMRTGLSLLSKDERVRQAFTLANRAMLDQMRQSDRLHGKPRGDDAYRWRPFQLAFLLTTLESAANPESDFRDTLDLIWFPTGGGKTEAYLGLIAFQIALRRLRYPDTGGGTTVLMRYTLRLLTRDQFIRATRLICALELIRRERNDLGVEAISVGMWVGEATSPNTFQKAAELLERSCITGDKPALVLDHCPWCGDAFSAKRNYDSTEQRFHFLCRNTDCSFGASVSGRLPCNVVDEALYAEPPTMLVATVDKFARLAWEERANAFFGGMRHLPPELIIQDELHLIAGALGSVAGLYEAAIDTVVQSRGLYPKYIASTATIRMASQQVKRLYGRDVAIFPPPGMNCDDSFFARTVPLTQRPGRIYVGYLAPMLNRQACMAPLAATLLLAPNALFGSEQDQRELLDAWWTQMVYHGSLKGVGNSHTAFSSAVRDFMRLLQPRPGNDNRTTPSIAQLTSLQTAEQNADIFARLNRECDVEGCLDAVLATNMISVGLDVGRLGLMIINGQPLTTAEYIQASSRVGRSEVPGLVFANYYRDQARSLSHYESFRPYHDAFYRFVEPTSVTPYTYQARMRALHAALVIVIRHTGKGMLGNENAGDFDPSDALIAKTIDRLKRRCKQSVSENSGDVDAHIDALVAEWRNEVERCRDSRRKLEYQVPDRDTGRDRLLYNHDDRIRGLWATLQSLRNVENSALLKAL, encoded by the coding sequence ATGAAGACCCAAAGTGTCCCACAGAAAAACATCTTCGTTGAGCCCCGAAAGCGCCTGATTGATTGGGTGCGCAAGCAACTGATCGGGCCTCCAGATTCTATGGAAGACGGTTCGGATATCGTTGGTGTGTTGCCTACAGAGCGTTTCCCCAGTGGGGCACTGTATCCAATTTCTCCTTCCGGCGAAGGCATTGATCCTGCCGCCGATGATGGGGGTGAGGATGATTCCCTGCCCAACGGAACAGGAGAAACAAAAGAAGAGCCAGCGGTTGTGCGGCGCTATATACCGCCTTCTTCACTAGGTTTCTCGTTCTTCATCAAAGGGGAGAATATTCGCTTTCAAATTCTCTGCCGTGCTGCCCGGTACGAAAGAACCGAGCGAGATGAGCGTGGGCGGTTCAAAAATGTCTGGACTCGAAAAAGTACTGTCTCAGGAGTTCATGAAAACGACGAGTTTGTAAACGTTGCGTGCCCATCGAAAGATTCACGCCAGAGCTTTGAAAAAAAACTTGGCGGCAACGCCCGCCTGGACGTTGAGTGGCGGCGTTTCGCCGACGGCTGGATTGCGACGATTTCTCTTTGCAACTCGAATGAAGTCTTAAACGAAGAACAGACGGCAGGGGATTTTATCTTCGAACGCGCCGAAAAGACTTTGTTCGAAGCATCTCTGCGCTGCGTGATCGACGTTGGTGAAGTGGGAGCCTATCCTCGCGTGGATCGAAATCTGCTCGACAGGGAAGAGCAAGAGATCGAACTACAATACACACGACGACATGTCTATGCCATCGGTCACGGCTGTGCTGCTGAATGGAAAGTCGAAAGCGGCAAAGTGATCGAGATCTACTCCGATATGATGCCGGCGGTAGAAGTGCCGCAGATGACTGCCGACACTCGCGCAAGCGGCGATTCGGTTCTATCGCTTGCAAGGCTGTCAGCAATAAATGACATGCATGCAGGCATTCAGTCTGAACTCAATGCTTTCGTGGATGGATACGCCAATTGGGTTTCCGAACAAGAGAGAAGCATCACAGAACAATCAGAGGACGATCGCGCTGCGGCAATTCGCATCGTGGGTCGGATGCTCGTCGCAGTGTTGCGCATGCGCACTGGGCTGAGTTTGCTGAGCAAGGATGAGCGGGTTCGACAGGCCTTTACGCTGGCCAATCGTGCCATGCTGGATCAGATGCGCCAGAGCGATAGGCTGCATGGCAAGCCCCGCGGTGACGATGCCTACCGCTGGCGTCCTTTCCAGTTGGCATTTTTGCTGACCACCTTAGAATCCGCCGCAAATCCGGAAAGCGACTTCCGCGACACGCTCGACCTTATCTGGTTTCCGACTGGCGGTGGCAAGACGGAGGCATATCTTGGCTTGATTGCATTCCAGATCGCGTTGAGGCGCCTACGCTACCCTGATACGGGAGGTGGGACGACGGTTTTGATGCGTTACACCTTGCGCCTGTTGACGCGCGATCAATTTATACGTGCCACGCGCTTGATCTGCGCACTGGAATTGATTCGTCGTGAGCGCAATGACCTTGGCGTGGAGGCGATCTCTGTCGGCATGTGGGTTGGCGAAGCCACCAGTCCGAATACCTTCCAGAAGGCCGCAGAACTTTTGGAAAGGTCCTGCATCACTGGCGATAAACCGGCACTGGTACTCGACCATTGCCCTTGGTGCGGCGATGCTTTTTCGGCAAAACGCAATTACGACAGCACGGAACAGCGGTTTCATTTCTTGTGTAGAAATACAGATTGCAGTTTCGGTGCTTCTGTCTCTGGCAGGCTACCGTGCAACGTCGTGGACGAGGCCTTGTATGCCGAACCGCCAACCATGCTGGTCGCTACCGTGGACAAGTTTGCCCGGCTGGCCTGGGAAGAGCGTGCCAATGCCTTCTTCGGCGGAATGCGGCATTTGCCGCCAGAACTCATCATTCAGGATGAGTTGCACCTGATCGCGGGCGCACTCGGTTCAGTCGCTGGGCTGTATGAAGCGGCCATAGATACCGTCGTTCAATCGCGTGGCTTGTATCCGAAATACATTGCATCAACCGCCACCATTCGCATGGCGAGCCAACAGGTTAAACGGCTATATGGCCGAGACGTGGCCATATTTCCGCCGCCAGGCATGAACTGCGATGACTCTTTCTTTGCCAGAACGGTGCCTTTGACGCAGCGCCCGGGCCGCATTTACGTCGGCTATCTGGCGCCCATGCTAAACCGCCAAGCTTGCATGGCGCCGCTCGCCGCTACCCTATTGCTGGCCCCGAACGCCTTGTTTGGAAGCGAACAGGATCAGCGAGAGTTACTGGACGCATGGTGGACACAAATGGTGTATCACGGTAGCTTGAAGGGCGTGGGTAACAGTCATACGGCGTTTTCCAGTGCTGTCCGAGACTTTATGCGGCTGTTGCAACCCCGACCTGGAAATGACAATCGGACGACGCCCAGCATTGCCCAGCTAACTAGTCTGCAAACAGCCGAGCAAAATGCAGACATATTTGCCAGGTTGAACAGGGAATGCGATGTAGAGGGCTGCCTAGATGCAGTTCTGGCCACCAATATGATTTCAGTCGGGTTGGATGTGGGGCGACTTGGCTTAATGATCATCAACGGCCAGCCCCTGACCACAGCGGAATACATCCAGGCCAGCAGCCGTGTGGGACGAAGCGAAGTTCCCGGCTTGGTATTCGCCAATTATTATCGCGACCAGGCACGCAGCCTGTCACATTACGAAAGCTTTCGTCCGTATCACGACGCGTTCTATCGCTTCGTTGAACCCACCAGTGTCACGCCCTATACTTATCAGGCGCGGATGCGCGCCCTGCACGCGGCATTGGTCATCGTCATCCGCCACACAGGGAAAGGGATGCTTGGCAACGAAAATGCGGGTGATTTCGATCCGAGTGACGCATTAATTGCCAAGACCATTGATCGCCTAAAGCGACGCTGCAAGCAATCCGTTTCAGAGAACTCTGGCGACGTGGATGCGCATATCGACGCCCTTGTCGCGGAATGGCGGAACGAAGTCGAGCGCTGTCGTGATTCACGCAGAAAATTGGAATATCAGGTTCCAGATCGAGATACCGGGCGTGATCGTTTGCTCTACAACCACGATGACCGGATTCGTGGTCTATGGGCGACATTGCAATCCTTGCGCAATGTCGAAAACAGTGCACTGCTCAAGGCGCTCTAA
- a CDS encoding helix-turn-helix domain-containing protein translates to MSQTTQIKPRLITDEELGAFIKTYREMRQWSQETLSALSGLSTRTIQRTERGEPSAPDTRRALARAFEFEDIDLFNKPMLIPSDDELAAERKRIEEEYLTINATMLSSGKVLAQHAESATMDMTSERDELSGEAAATFAQLTDYMRDYRDVATDYSAIAKLDIHAELQDIIDQLGNLGATIVVATRKVRIVGRNWEDKTPWECNLLYMVACKKGNEPSTLIVPKKVDFRF, encoded by the coding sequence ATGAGCCAAACAACTCAAATCAAGCCGCGTCTGATTACCGATGAGGAACTCGGAGCATTCATCAAAACCTACCGCGAGATGCGCCAATGGTCACAGGAAACATTGTCGGCGTTGTCAGGTCTGAGTACGCGGACAATCCAGCGAACTGAACGTGGCGAGCCATCGGCACCCGACACCCGCCGCGCACTCGCTCGCGCCTTCGAGTTCGAGGACATCGACCTTTTCAACAAGCCGATGCTGATTCCTAGCGACGATGAACTGGCTGCCGAACGCAAGCGGATTGAGGAAGAGTACCTGACCATCAATGCCACGATGCTGAGTTCAGGAAAGGTACTTGCCCAGCATGCTGAATCAGCCACGATGGACATGACCAGTGAGCGGGACGAGCTGTCCGGTGAAGCGGCAGCAACCTTCGCACAACTAACCGACTACATGCGCGACTATCGCGATGTCGCCACAGACTACTCTGCAATCGCCAAGCTAGACATTCACGCTGAGCTGCAGGACATCATTGATCAGCTAGGCAACCTTGGCGCAACTATTGTGGTTGCGACACGAAAAGTTCGGATTGTTGGTAGGAACTGGGAAGACAAGACGCCTTGGGAGTGCAACCTGCTTTACATGGTCGCCTGCAAGAAGGGTAACGAACCTAGCACCCTGATCGTTCCCAAAAAGGTCGACTTCCGCTTCTAA
- a CDS encoding PriCT-2 domain-containing protein → MAYQFAMTQPSAAAVPSTKTVPPFASNLEAALFWFAYGLKVIPILAGTKKATLSWDPWLENLSEAKIRVHWGRYPEHELGFIVGDHVIVFDADSPEAIAALVATEKKHDLAPLLIVKTLRGEHHLFRRPEGAFAKSDSHDSKKHPARIDVKTGRGQIILPPSTGKTIEVFQANNVNELSEAPQEFIDAVFKHNERKAPRVVQPGDVSAESSQPPSGNNLFFLEILLNHIDPGCGYEDWFKVLAAIFHETSSSDEGLALAMAWSSKSSKYPGDHEMREKWGSFKIDVSKPITIGTLIMMATASGMDLDAARDASIPQFEKITPPPGVETSATPNVLDQYSLMGCSEDLEKHVVEQRFVLDPIALMGQMTFFFAPPNSGKTLIVLFLLIEAIKRGRFNPSQVYYINVDDSAQGLLEKNIVAEEFGFHMLSEGHRSFSAGNFLTLIMELVDKDQATGIVIILDTVKKFVDVMHKKESSRFSTILRSFITKGGTVIGLAHTNKNPGRDGKLVVGGTSDIRDDCDCAYTLSAVQSPTTDNKVVAFENIKCRGGVAQRAAYSYSTECGISYGETLCSVRAIDDTQFEHLKQAEETKSDSEIIAAVKFCIRAGVNTKMNLAEAVAQRIGVSKRIAIRVLEKYTGVDPALHHWMFTVKDRGAKVYAIVDPVPDDN, encoded by the coding sequence ATGGCCTATCAATTTGCAATGACTCAGCCCTCAGCGGCTGCTGTTCCCTCAACAAAAACAGTTCCACCCTTCGCCAGTAACCTAGAAGCCGCTCTGTTCTGGTTCGCGTATGGCTTAAAGGTCATACCAATCCTGGCCGGGACAAAAAAAGCTACCCTCTCATGGGATCCTTGGCTCGAAAACCTCTCCGAAGCGAAAATTAGAGTCCACTGGGGCAGATATCCAGAACACGAACTCGGGTTCATTGTCGGTGATCACGTAATTGTGTTCGATGCAGACAGCCCTGAAGCAATTGCAGCGCTTGTTGCCACCGAGAAGAAGCATGATCTCGCACCCCTGCTGATCGTCAAAACCTTAAGGGGCGAGCATCACCTCTTCCGGCGTCCCGAAGGTGCCTTCGCAAAATCTGATTCACACGACAGCAAAAAGCATCCAGCGCGTATCGATGTAAAGACTGGGCGCGGTCAAATCATTCTGCCGCCAAGCACTGGGAAAACGATTGAGGTGTTTCAGGCAAATAATGTCAATGAACTTTCCGAAGCGCCCCAAGAGTTCATTGATGCCGTCTTTAAACACAATGAACGTAAGGCCCCAAGAGTAGTTCAGCCTGGAGATGTATCAGCGGAATCCTCCCAACCACCGAGCGGAAATAATCTATTTTTCCTTGAAATTTTACTGAACCATATCGATCCGGGTTGCGGATATGAAGACTGGTTTAAGGTATTGGCGGCGATCTTCCATGAAACAAGCAGTAGTGATGAGGGACTGGCGCTTGCCATGGCATGGAGCAGCAAAAGCAGCAAATATCCAGGTGACCACGAAATGCGGGAAAAATGGGGTTCCTTCAAAATCGATGTTTCAAAACCTATCACGATTGGCACGCTGATCATGATGGCCACTGCATCAGGTATGGACTTGGATGCTGCTCGTGATGCAAGCATCCCTCAATTTGAAAAAATTACTCCACCACCAGGCGTTGAGACCAGCGCCACCCCCAATGTTCTGGATCAGTACTCTCTGATGGGTTGCTCAGAGGATCTGGAAAAGCATGTAGTTGAGCAACGTTTTGTGCTTGATCCAATTGCGCTCATGGGCCAAATGACATTTTTCTTTGCACCACCCAACTCAGGTAAAACACTGATCGTCCTCTTCTTGCTTATCGAGGCCATAAAACGGGGGCGTTTCAATCCATCCCAAGTTTATTACATCAATGTTGACGACTCTGCTCAGGGGCTCTTGGAGAAAAATATTGTCGCTGAAGAGTTTGGCTTCCACATGCTCTCCGAAGGGCATCGCTCTTTCTCTGCAGGCAACTTTCTAACTCTGATCATGGAGCTTGTCGATAAGGATCAAGCCACTGGCATCGTTATTATTTTGGATACGGTCAAAAAATTTGTTGATGTAATGCATAAAAAGGAGAGCAGCAGGTTCTCCACGATTTTGCGCAGTTTCATCACTAAAGGTGGCACCGTCATCGGTCTAGCTCATACCAACAAAAATCCCGGGCGAGATGGCAAACTCGTTGTGGGTGGCACCAGCGACATACGCGATGACTGCGACTGTGCCTATACGCTGTCAGCCGTGCAATCGCCGACTACCGATAATAAGGTCGTTGCGTTCGAGAACATCAAGTGTCGTGGTGGCGTCGCTCAGCGTGCAGCCTACAGCTACAGTACTGAATGCGGCATTTCCTATGGCGAAACACTCTGCTCGGTTCGTGCGATTGATGACACTCAATTCGAGCACCTAAAACAGGCCGAGGAAACCAAATCTGACAGCGAAATAATTGCCGCCGTCAAATTCTGCATCCGTGCTGGCGTGAATACAAAAATGAATCTTGCTGAGGCGGTGGCTCAACGTATCGGTGTCAGCAAACGCATCGCAATCAGAGTGCTTGAAAAATATACCGGTGTCGATCCTGCCCTTCATCACTGGATGTTTACTGTCAAGGATCGTGGCGCAAAGGTGTATGCCATTGTTGATCCGGTGCCTGACGACAACTGA
- a CDS encoding tyrosine-type recombinase/integrase yields the protein MIIELTKAFIDTGLIVPPGEKKIEFCDTNVRGLLIQANAAGKMLPTYFLRFKRDGKTAYDRLGTIKELSLVQARKLATEKKVEHAKAAKQPAKEKPVLCEMSLDTFMADHYFPHVKLHKRSWVRDDQLFRIRIKPKFGESRLCDITRYQVQQFQNDLSTSGLSPASQDHHIKLIRHALNLAVEWEFLERNVLKGVKLLNVENQLHDVATDEQLQRLVEILRNDHNRPVCHILMFLLSTGARLSEALTATWGQVDMEKGLWTIPASTAKSKKSRTVPLNESALWVLAEAEKMKRFDAIFANPETEKPFTTITRVWYRLRKAAGIGKMRIHSYRHQFADLVISSGRSLYDVQVLLGHSDPRVSQRYARLSMHTLKEAANTASLLVPKLKSEVPLPNGVVVPFQKVA from the coding sequence ATGATCATCGAACTAACCAAAGCCTTCATCGACACCGGCCTCATCGTTCCGCCGGGAGAGAAGAAAATTGAATTTTGTGACACCAACGTCCGTGGCTTGCTCATCCAGGCCAACGCTGCCGGGAAGATGCTGCCCACTTACTTTCTGCGCTTCAAGCGTGACGGCAAGACCGCCTATGACCGCCTCGGCACCATCAAGGAACTCTCCCTCGTTCAGGCGCGGAAATTGGCAACAGAAAAGAAGGTCGAGCACGCCAAGGCGGCAAAACAACCCGCCAAGGAAAAGCCGGTGCTCTGTGAAATGTCTTTGGATACCTTCATGGCTGATCATTACTTTCCGCACGTGAAGCTACACAAACGTAGCTGGGTCCGCGATGACCAGCTGTTCCGCATTCGCATCAAGCCCAAATTCGGCGAAAGCAGGCTTTGTGACATCACCCGTTACCAAGTCCAGCAGTTCCAGAACGATCTATCCACCTCGGGATTGAGCCCGGCAAGTCAGGATCACCACATCAAGCTCATCCGCCATGCCCTGAATCTGGCGGTGGAATGGGAATTCCTCGAAAGGAACGTGTTGAAAGGAGTGAAGCTGCTGAATGTCGAGAACCAGCTACATGATGTTGCCACCGACGAACAGTTGCAGCGTCTGGTGGAGATATTGCGTAACGACCACAATCGTCCTGTCTGCCATATTCTGATGTTCTTGTTGAGCACCGGCGCAAGATTGTCCGAAGCGCTGACCGCAACATGGGGTCAAGTGGATATGGAGAAAGGGCTATGGACGATTCCGGCATCAACAGCCAAGTCGAAGAAGTCTCGCACCGTGCCCCTGAATGAAAGTGCGTTATGGGTTTTGGCTGAAGCGGAAAAGATGAAACGGTTTGACGCCATCTTCGCCAACCCGGAAACGGAAAAGCCCTTCACCACCATTACGCGTGTCTGGTATCGACTGCGGAAGGCGGCAGGTATTGGCAAGATGCGTATTCACAGTTACCGACACCAGTTCGCGGACCTCGTCATTTCCAGTGGAAGAAGCCTCTATGACGTTCAGGTTCTCTTGGGTCATTCAGATCCGCGTGTTTCTCAAAGGTACGCAAGGCTGTCGATGCACACGTTGAAGGAGGCAGCGAACACGGCGTCGTTGCTTGTGCCGAAACTGAAATCGGAAGTGCCGCTACCAAACGGCGTGGTCGTGCCGTTCCAGAAAGTGGCATAA